AAATGGCCCTGATCAACAAAATGCAAGCAGAACCAAAAGTGTGTGATCTCTTCACTAAAAAAGAAGAATATAACCCACCTTTTTTAGATCAGTACACACTAAATTTTTTTTACCTTTGGTCTTTCAAGAGCTATAAAATAGCGTAGACAGAGATCTATGTGTGTTGAGACTATTTGGATGAACATGCATGTGAGCAAGAATAAACTTATATATGCATATATAGTATTAATGTAGAAAAATAGTATAAATAATAATTCCTAAATGCAAAGTGCTGATCACGTGATGGATAAATATTACATATAAAAGAACTGCTTAAGATTTATTTGTTCACATATAGTAATAGATATATACTATAAATATCTTGTTTGTAGTATATTAAGGTGATAATCAGCTGTTGCGTTTTTAGCTCTACACTTTTTTAGGGAATGTGCTATATAATTATGATACCAAAGCTATTGGTAATACAACTTTCATTTAAAGATTAAAGGGTTTCATCAGGTGGGTGCAAAATGGTTTCAGAAATGGTTTCTGATAGGGACAAGATTTGTTTTGGAGAAATAGCCGAGCATTATAATGAGAATAAACTCATATTTGGGATAAAATATTTCTGGAAATGGCTTTTAGAAAGGCTCGCATCAACCTGCCCAATTCCGTCCTGGAGAGCCAAATTCCATAAAATGAGAGGAGTCAATATTGGGAAAAATGTTTATATCGGTTATGATGTGATTTTTGATCGGATCCACCCGGAAATGATCACGATCGAAGATTTTGTTGAAATTGGCGATCGTTGTATACTATCTGCTCATTCAAGAGGCAGTCTTACAACAAGAAATGCATATCCACGAACCATAGAGCCAATTGTCATCAGATATGGTGTTTCTGTAAACCCGGGGTGTATAATAACTCAGGGAGTAGAGATTGGAGAAAATTCCATAATAGGAATCGGATCTGTAGTCAGCCGCAATATTTCTCCAAATAGTCTTGCTTTAGGCTTCCCGGCCAAAGTTGTAAAAAAGCTGGATGTAGGGAACGAAGAAAAATCAGAAGCTTGTTGATTTGCATAATACGTTTTAAATAAATAAAACAGAATTAAAATGTGCTATATCTGTACAATATTTTCAGAAATAGTACAACACATCTTATTTTTTGGAACTTCTGATACTGGATTTCTTTGGATCGATTTTGCCAGTTATTACTTCTTTCCTCTGGTCACTATTCTTACAAGTAATGATTTTTTTATCTCTACAGCATGACTTGGACAAAGTTCACGACAACAATAGCATTGGATGCACTTTTCTTCTTTAATCTTAAGAGAGCCAGCTTTTTCCTCAATAGCATCTACAGAACAATTCAAAACACACGCCTTGCAAAGTGTACAGATAGAAGTGTTGATGAAGGGCTTCACTGTAAACTGCTTTCTAAGTGTCCTTCGAAAGAAACGAGGCATAAGAGCAAGAGTTCCACCTGTTGGCTTTTTGAAATTGATCTTGACTTTCTCCAATGGCGTGCCCACAACTTCAGGATGCCCACTACCAAATCCTCTGGAAAGTGCAGCTTTATTAGTCGGTATCTGCAATGGATCAAATCCTATAAGTTCCGACGCTACCACATCCAATGCCACACAATCATAACTAGCCATAATAACTCCTGCAGATATGGGAGTACCAGCTGATGGACCGTCTCCTTCCATCCCTATTATGCCATCCATGACTGCAAGATGGGGTTTGATGAAAGAATAGATATCAACAACAGCATCTCCAAAAAGATCACGATCTTCCAGATAATGGGCAGCTTTTCTGTCTTTTCTAGGTATAGCACCGAAAAAATTTTTGACAGCTCCCGTATAAAGAGTGAGTTCATGGGTCTTAAGCTTGGGCAATGAAATGATCACATCTGCTTCAGTTACTTCTTTTGCTATGTGTAAGCGTGGAAAGTGTTTTGCTCCGGGAACATCAACTTCAACAAAACCAGAAGTTTCAAAATTGATCAGTTCTGCACCACAATTTGAAGCAGCTTCTTCTATGCCAGATGTTCTAAGAGCTTTTGCAGTGGCAGTTGAATCGGAACTTGTGATTCCGGAACCATCCCCTACAATCGGAATACCACCTGCCTCTTTAACAAGTTCACACATTGCCGAAACAATTGCAGGATGAGTGGTAACTGCAGCCTCCGGCTTTTTAATAGCAAGCACATTAGGTTTCAACAATACCCGGTTGCCTGGAGCTATGATACCCTCAAGACCACCAATAAGATCGATTGCTTCCTTGATGGCATCCCTTGCTTTTGAATAATCATCACACTGTACAATGGAGACTTTTATTTTCATAAATCTACCTCAATCAAAATATAGAACATATATAACTGCTGTTGATTAATATTAGAAAAAGAACATAATATTATATTTCTGGCTTGAAAAAGAGTGGACTGGATATTATGATCATATGGTTTGACAGCCATCAACTGCAATAACCGATCCGCTAACATAACTTGCAAGGTCCGAACTTAAGAATAATGCAACTTTTGCTATATCCTCCGGAGCACCTATCCTTCCAAGGGAAATATGGGATAGCATTTTATCCCTTATGTCAGGTTTTAGATCTTTGATAAGGTCGGTCTCTATAAAACCAGGAGCAACAGCATTAACTGTTATTCCATACCTGCCAAGTTCTTTTGCAGCAGATCGTGTGAATCCAACAACAGCTGCCTTACTTGCAGAATATATTGTCTGTCCTTCATTACCCTGCAGACCAACAATTGAAGATATATTAATGATCCTTCCTGATCTTTGCTTTCTCATCATATTTGACGCATACCTGGTGCACAGAAAAGTTCCCTTTAGATTGACATCGATAGTATGATCAAAAAGTTCTGTACCGGTAAGTGCCAGAAGACTATTTCTCATGATCCCGGCATTGTTAACCAGCACATCAAGCCTTGAATACTTGTCTTTTATTGAACTGAACATATCCCTTACTTCATCTTCTGATGAAACATCAGCTTTGATCATGTAAGCAGAAAGACCTTTTTTATGTATCAGATCCACAAGTTCAGCTGCACTATTTTCATTCTTATTGTAGTTGACTATCACATGTGCATGGTTCTCTGCAGCAAGCAAAGCTATAGCTTTACCTATACCACGGCTTGCTCCAGTTACCAGTACAACTTTACCATCTAGCATTTATCTCACATTTCATCTGTTAATAAAACAGGTGGATGGAGCTGCCCTTATATATTCTGTACTTGTTTTGACTCTTTCGATATGTTTCAGGGCATTCTGTACAGTCTCTCCGGGCAGACCTGTGTTCTTTTCGATCACATCAAGAGACATTTTATGGTCTTGACCGTAAAGCAACTGGTCCATGACCTGAATAGGCATGCGCCAGTAAAAATCCTGATCAGACGTATAATGACTCCATGTGTCAGCACTTGGCGGCCTTTTGATGATCTCTTCATTAACATTGAGGTATTTTGCCAGGGCATAGACCTGGGTCTTATAACAATCAGCCAGAGGCTCAATGTCCACACCACCATCTCCATATTTCACGAACTGTCCAAGAGCCAGTTCTGTCTTATTGGTCGTTCCACAAACTATGTAGTTCATTTTTTCAGCATACATATACTGAACGATCATCCTGGAGCGCTGCTTGACACCCTGTAATCCGATTATTTCAAGATAATCACTTGCTTTCAATCTATGCTGTGCAGCAACCTCGCCATCTTTGAAAAGTTTCAGATATGGGACGTTCACAGCTCCGGTACTCAAAAAATCAGGCAGCACAAGCGCTGTCTCGTGTATCTTGGGATCATATTCAGGGCAGGTTCTCTTTATTACCTGATCCTTCTTATTGTAAATATCAAGTGCTTCCAGTATTGGAGAGATAGGAACTTCTTCATATTTCACTCCAAGACTTTCACAAATTTCTGCGCCAAGGGTATTGCTTGAAGGAGCTGATTCTTTTTCAGGTAGGAGCAAACCAAACACATTTTTAGCTCCAAGCTCCTGTACACAAAGAGCAAGGATCACAGCTGAATCAACACCACCTGAAACTCCTATGACAGCACCTTTCTTTTTGAAACCGACAATCTTTTCCTTTATAAAGTGCCTGAGAATCAGAGCAATTTCATCGATATCTCTAGTAAGTTCGTCCATTATCTGCATGGCAGTTCTCTCCTTCAATATTATTAAATTATTAATGACCTTGTATAATGCAAGGGATATTTCCTTGGGGCAATGGAAACGATCAAATTAGATCATGGTTTCTTAAGGGGATCACGTTAACTTTCAATTCCTTGGAAACTTCATCTATCAATGTCTGTGAGAGTTCCTGACGAAGTTTTTCTATTCCAACTTCCCTGGACATATCTCCATTCCTGACGATCCCTGCTATATCAAACGCATAAGGATGTATCCCGTATTTTTCCAGATGATTATGGCAGGCTAAGGAATTCAATTTACAGTTGGTTGAATTACTGTCATTGAGTTTTGGAGGTTTCCATCCAACCTTGATTATAGTTTCCACTACTTTGTCCTCGTTATAATCCCACATGCATAGTGGATGGATGATCATGGGCGGATTATCTTTGTCCATTTTTTCAATGACTGACTTTTTCATCATGAAACTTTCATCTTTGTCATCAATACCTATTTTCTCAAGCTGCTTTTCAAAAAGGTTTCTTGACAACTTGATGAAATTATAGTTTAACTTGATGATAGGATTAGGAGCCTGTCCAGCTGTAAAAGCAAATATTATTACCGGTGCGTTTCTGGCAATGGCATATTCTATCAGTTTCTGTTTGATGATACTGATGCAGGTGTTGCAGATATCACTTGCTCTGTATTTAGCAAATTTAGGGAATGCATCTACAGAATCTGCAGCTTTTTTCCAGGCACTGCATAGTTGCTGCCTATCCATGGTGATTTCATAATAGTCAGATCCTGTGATCTCGCACATCTTCTTGGCATTTTCAATTGCGTTTTCAGATATGAAACCATTATTGAAGAGGACAGCCAAGACTTTAAGGAACGGGTAATCCTTTTTGAGCTTATAGAGCGTGTATGATGAATCTTTTCCACCGGACAGTGCGTATATAACATCATATTCGCCCCTGCCTCTGATCCTATCAAAGATATCTTCCATATCTGCCAGATATTTTTCCTTATCAGATTCAGTAAGAGGTTTAAATGTTTCACAGAAATGACAGAGGCCTGTGTCCTCATTGATAGTTATACCTGGCATTTCAGAATCCAGAATACATTTTTTACATACAATTTTTGACATTTTGGTATTCCTCTATGATCAATCGATTGGAGATCTTACCATTCTCAGTTAAGGGAAGATGGTCAATAAATAGAATCTCTTTTGGGTATAAGTGTGCTGGAAGATTCTTACGACAAAACTTGAACAAGGTATCTACATCTGTTTCTGTTTCAGGTATGACCATGAGACTTATCGCTGTTCCCATGAGTTCATGAGCTACTGGTACAACAAAGACCGCTGAGACCTTATTACTGTTCTCAATAGTTTTTTCAATTTCTCTCGGATTCACCAGATGATCACCTATTTTGATAAGGTCATCCTTGCGTCCCATCAGTTTAAAGTACCCATTGGGCAGTTTCTGTGCAAGATCCCCGGTATACATCCATCCGTCTATGATCTTCCTTTTAGTAGCAATTTCATCATCAAGATAGCCCAGCAATATGTTATCGCCTTTGGCAACCAATTCAGCTGTGACGTTTGGTTCAACTGACTGTCCTTTAGAATCAAATACATCCAAAGTTACACCGGGAATTGGTTTACCTATCGTTTCAATGAACTCTTCTACATCTTCTTTGGGTACATAGGCAAGCCTTGCTGTAGCTTCAGTTTGACCATACATTGGCAGCATTTCAATGTTAGGTACAAGTTCCTTGATAGTTCTGACTATTTGCTTGGTCATTCCACCGCCTGCTGACGCAGCGATCTTGACATTGGAGAATGCCTTTTTGAAACGGTCCGGATAGCGCAGTAGTATACGATACGTACTGGGCACTCCATAAAATACGGTCACTCCGGATTCAATCAAACTGAATACTGAACCTATGAATTTCATGTTTCCCATTACAATGCATCCGCCTGACATCAAATGGGAGTTTATTATCGAATTTCCGAAAGCATGGTGGGGGGATATTACCTGTGCTGCTTTATCATCAGGTGTCAGACCAAGTATCTCTATAATAGATGCTGCATTTGTTGTAAGATTTTTGTCACTTAACATGACACCTTTAGGAGTACCGGTCGTACCAGAAGTATACAATACCAGTTTAAGTTCCGGGTGGTTTGACTCTATTGAGATGTCCTTGCGTATGTATCTGACCGGCTTACCGTCCGAAACGATGATAACAGTCCTAAAACGCTCAAAAAAGCTATCCCCGAATTTAGAATATTGTGCCTCTGTAGTAATTATATTCCTGACATGAGAGTTATCGAGAATCTTTTCTAAACTGACCATAGGCATTTCGATCGGCATAGGGATAGCAATATTATCCGACCTATACACGGCCATGAGCATTTTTACGTACTTAATTCCCATCTCTTCTAATATTGCAAACCTACAATGCCTGAATTCCTTCATTGATGAAGCAATATCATTGACACTAGCTTCAAGAGCCTCGTATGAGATAGAATTATTTCCCTCTTCCAGGGCAATGCGAGAAGGTGTTTTTCTGGCATGTTCTGCAAGATATGCATCTATCTTCATTATCTCACTTTGTAAGATTGGTTATCATATTAGTTAGTCCCTGCAATGAATCCAGATTTTCCGGGATCAACATATCTTCAGGGATTTCAATAGAATATTTTTCACTTATATGGTCCAACAATTCAAGTAAACCTATCGAATCTATAATTCCATTCTGAGTGAGAGAATCAGCATCTCCCAACTCGGTGTTCTTGTCCATAAAAGAATTGTCTTTCAGGTAATTGACTATACTGGTTTTTATGTTTTCCATCACCATACCTCAATTTTTTTTTTGGAAATCAATGACCAATGTTAACCCATTTTAAAGTTTGTTAACTATGCATTAGTATAAATATCTTCTCAACAAAATATTAGCCAACATATGGATGCCTATTTCCTTCTAATATTATATATAATTATGTGCGGAAGTTATCTTGTCTTGTTCTGATTGCCCTTAGATCCCTAAAGTCTTTACTAAATAAATAATATGCTCTTTTAATTGATGGTTACAATTTTTCGTTTAAACATACCATCTATCTCCAAAACGATTATATTTACCAAAATCAATTCTTATTAGGGTAAACATACAAACTGCTTTAGCAAGAAAAACTACTATCTTTGTATTCTTTTTTTAATATATAATTAAATTAATTTTAGGGGAAAAAGACATGGCAAGAATAAGACCTTTCATACCCAGCGACAACAATGTATTACTTAATATTGAAAAATTGAGTCCGCATGGTAATGACAAACTAGCGATGGTAGCTAATCTTTCTCCAGATATCACCGTAAGATATGAGCTTTATGACAACTGGAAAATAATGGTAGCAGAAGAACAGGAACAAATAGCAGGTTATGTAGGCTGGACTGTCAAAGATGGACCCCTGGGACCTTACATATATCTGACTGAAGTTACCGTTGATCCTGGTTTTCGTAGAAAAGGTATAGCAACCCAGCTGATCAGAGAGATGGAAAAACATGCAGAAGAAATCAAGTCTTCACATATATATTGTCACATTTATGGACCTAACGAACCCTACAGAAAACTTGTAGAAAAAATGGGCTACATAAGAGAAAAAGAAATTATAATTTGTGAGATGTCGACCGCCAAAAAATCGAGAACTGAGAATAAGTACTCACTTGATCGCGTCGACAAATCAGATCTACCTGCAGCTGTCGAACTAATCAACCAGTACTATGCGGGAAGAACACATTTCATACCCTTTACACCGGTAACTTTCAGAGAGTATGCAAACAGGATACTGGGGTATGGAATTGAGAACTTGATTATTGCCAAACATAATGGCAGCATAGTGGCTTGTGGAGGATTCTGGGATACAGCAGTACTTGCAGAAATGGCATATACCCGGGAACCACTGCTCTGGAAACTCGCGGCAAGCATGAAGGGAAGTCTGCACCATTTCATACACATACCCCTTATACCTAAAGAAGGAGAATATTTCAAGTTCCGAAACATCGTGGACCATGCATTCAAGCCAGGATATGCAGATGCCATGCAAGAGATATTCGAACACTGCAGTTCCATAATGTACGAGACAAAATGTGATTTCTTTGGCACGTTCCTAGACCCTACTGATCCATTGTTTGAACTTCTGAAGGATTTCAGACCCCACCTTGAAGCAGAGTACATATATGCAAAACCCATTTCACAAAAACTTCCTGACTTCAGTAAATTTTATGTGGATTGCAGGGATACAATACTTTAAGAGACGGGTTAATCATAAAAACTACCCCGCCCTTTTTTCTATTAATGGAACGTGTGATAATACATGTGGATATGGACTATTTCTACGCCGCCATCGAAGAGCGTGAAGATCCTTCTCTCAAAGATAAAGCAGTAGTCGTGTGCATGTACTCGAACCGGGGTGAAGAAGGGGGAGCAGTAAGCACATCCAACTATATAGCGAGAAAAGCAGGCATACGCTCAGCAATGCCCTGCAGACAGGCCCGATCTCTGAAACCTGATGCTATTTTTCTTCCTGTGCGCAAACAGTTCTATGAAGACATCTCAGCGCGGGTCATGGACATACTAAGCTCACATGCAGATAGTGATGAATCTTTTGAAAAAATAAGTATTGATGAGGCTTTTTTGGAAATATCCCAGAATTGTGCTGGCAATTTTGAAAAGGCAATAGATATTGGTCTGCTTATAAAGAATGATGTTCTGGAACATGAAAAGCTCACATGCTCCGTGGGCATTGGACCTAACAAACTCATAGCCAAGATGGCTTCTTCTTTCAAAAAACCTGATGGTATGACACTCGTGAAACCGGAGGATGTTACAGATTTCTTAAGTCCAATGCCTGTAAAAAAGCTCTGGGGCATTGGCAAGGTGACTGAAGAGAAACTCCAACAAATGAGCATTGAAACTATCGGCCAGCTTGCAGCCTATGATGCTCAGGAACTCATTGCGGTGTTTGGTAAGAACAGAGGCACATGGCTCAAAAAAGCTGCATCTGGTATAGATGAAACGCCTGTCACCGAGAAAACTGCCACGGATCAGATAGGCAGAATGGCTTCCCTGAAAGAGGATACCAGAGATAATGGTGAGATATTCTCCCTTATGAATGAACTTGTGGATGACGTTATCAAAAAAGCCGTTTCAAGAAAAGTGAGTTTCAGGTCGGTTACTATAACCGTCATCTTCTCAAACTTCAGAATGGCGACTAAAAGCCGAACTCTCAACCATGCTGTCTCTGACAAAGGTATCCTGCATGAAACTGCAAGAGAGATAATGTTGCAATTCCTTCGTGAAAGCAGCATGGACTTTCGGCGGATAGGTGTGAGGGTGGGTAATCTGCAGCAAAATATTGGACAAAAAAGCTTGTTCGAGTATTTCTGAAAGGTGAAACAATGGTCACTTTATTAAGGGAAAAAGAGAACAGACCGGCAGGCCCTGAATGGAGAAAATGGCTGTATAATGTGATCTTTGAAGCTGATACAAAAGCTGGAAAAAATTTTGCCTACTGCGGGGGCTGTACTTATGTCCCTCAGTACAATCATAGTAGCCATCAATAAAAAATTGCTATCAATCGACTGAAAAGATTATTATAATCAGTAATTTTATTAACGGTAATTGCTTTTATTGCTTTTGCATACTCGAAGATTATATGTACTGCAACTTTATTCTACTAAGAGATACTTTTAGTATCTGTTTCCTGTTACCAGGAACCATCATCTGGATATTAACCGGATAGATATTTCAGAAATTTCAAAAGGGATCACTATGGAAATCAACGGAGTCGAAATAGAGGACACTTTTGCAGAGGCCTTTCCTATCAAGATAGGTAGAGTATTGATCACAGCAGCAACAAAACGCTGGGCAGAAATTGCGGCTACTGAAGCAACAGGCTTTGGTACTTCCGTTATCATGTGCCCTGCAGAGGCAGGTATCGAAAGGTTTGCCACATGCGACGAGACACCTGATGGCAGACCCGGTGTGTACATCCAGATCTGCACCTTTAAATTCGATATTCTTGAGCACCAGTTATTGGAAAGGCTTGGGCAGTGCGTCCTGACAGCCCCCACTACTGCAGTGTTCAATGGTATGCCTGAAGCTGAGAAACAGTTCAATGTAGGCTTCAAGCTCAAGTTCTTCGGTGATGGTATGGAGTCTCAGAAAGAGATCGACGGCCGCAAGATGCACAGCATACCCCTCATGGAAGGAGACTTCCTTGTGGAAGAGAACATTGGTGCGGTATCCGGTATTGCCGGTGGTAACTTCTTCATCCTGGGAGACAGTCAGATGAGTGCTCTGACAGCTGCGGAGGTTGCTGTTGACGCTATTAAGGAACTCGAAGGTACTATTACTCCTTTCCCCGGAGGTATTGTTGCAAGCGGCTCCAAGGCAGGTTCCAATAACTATGCCAAGTTCATGAAGGCTACAGCTAATGAGAAGTTCTGTCCCTCCATCAGGGACAAGGTACCTGACACTGAAATCCCGGCAGATGTGAAATCAGTATACGAGATTGTGATCAATGGTGTCAGTGAAGAAGCCATCAAGAAGGCAATGGCCGTTGGTATCAAGGCAGCTGTGACAGTTCCTGGTGTCAAGAAGATCACTGCTGGTAACTACGGTGGAAAACTCGGAAAATACCAGTTCAGACTTCACGACCTTTTCTGAGGTCGAAGCTGAACTTTTTTTTTTTTTCTTTTTTATATTTAAAGATTAGAGACCTAGTACTGCAAGTCCCGCACGCAATGCGGACTCAAGGAAATCCTTAGCTTCGATTCCCAGTATCTGGAGTATCACATAAGCGCCCACGATACTACCTACCATCGCTCCCAGATTGGCTAAAGATGTCACAAGAAGGACACGGAAGAAATTATTCTTCATCATATCTTTCATTGATTCAGCTTCCACGAGATTTTTCAGATCCCTTGTGGTAGGATTGCGATATTTCGCTTCTCTGAGCCCCGCATACCATCCTGCAGCCACAGCTGGATTAAGAGTGGTCATCCAGGCCACTAAAAAGGATGTTAGTATCGAATAAGGATGGCCTCGTGCCAACGCAGTTCCCAGGGCACTTAAACCTCCGGTGATGAGAAACCACCAGATGAACACTATTCCAAGGGTTTTCAGAGATACACCTGAAATGAGCAATAGTGCAAAAGCTCCAAGTGGAATAGCTAGCATTATAAGGCCAAAGATTTTAAAAAAACTAAACCTTTTCTTCGGGATCGCCTCTACTGATTCCGGACGTGGAAGAGTTTCAGGGTGTATTAAATAATTCTGTATTCCGGCCCGATGACCTGCACCTACTACAGCAATGATCTTTTTTCCGCCACCAGATGCAAGCCTTATAAGATTAGAGGCCATATAGGCATCTCTTTCATCTATGAGCACCTTTACGGCATTGGGAGATGTGCCACGGAACTCTTCCACCAGCATTGTGACTATATCCTGGTTTGTGATCGTGTCCATATCGATGTCCTTGGTGCCACCGATACCCAGAACTGCTGCTACCAGACCTGCAAGCATCTTTAATTTCTCTATGAAGCCCATTTTGTTCCAGAATCTCTGCAAAGTGACCTGCACGTCTCTGTCAATAAGCGCTATTCGTGCCCCATGTTCTTCAGCAGCGTCTATTGCCTTGATCATCTCGGCACCAGGCTGCACACCCATCTCATCAGCAAACTTTTTCTGCACATGGGCCAGCAGCATATGTATCATGTACTGATAAATCTTGCCGCCTTTGAGGATCTCCTTGATAGGAACATCAGTGTCAGTTGTTTTGCCTTTGAGACTATCGTAGCGGGGTTTGCACAGCTCTACAGCAACAATGTCAGGCTTTTCCCTTTCTATTGCTTCATTGACCTCTGCAACACTTTTTTCAGATACATGAGCTGTGCCTATTATGATGATCCTGGAAGGTTCTATTATGTGATGTTCTCCTGAAGAAGGAGAGAACTTGCCATAACAATCCTGTTGGTTTTCAGGGGGACATGTGTCGGTTATGACGGTTCCTGAATTACCGGAAGAGTCCGAATTATAAATGAAAAGATCTCTGGAAGAAGTGGTAATGTTGTCTGGGTTTGGAGCAGAAATATTTAGATTGTCTTCATTATATGAGCGTGTCACAGTGCATGCCTCCACAAACCATTGGCTGTAGCAATGGCTATTGATCTTTCAAACATTTTTAGGCTCATTCTGTTTTCCTTCATAATGCGATTATAAATGTTCATTAGCAAGCATCATTGCTCTCATTAGATCTGTCCTGGAGAGAATACCTACTACAGAACCATTGGAATCAACAACCAGTACTCTTCCAATATTATTTGACATCATCAATTTAAAAGCGTCTGCAGCATTGGCATCCTCGGTCAATGAAACGACACGTGTAGTCATGATATCTCTTACTTGCAAAACAGCTCTTTCAAGAGGAGGTACTTTATGTACATCACTTAAAGTAACAATGCCTTTTAAATAATTACTTTCCATAACAGGATAACCCATGTGTTTATGCTCGAACATAAAATCCAACATATCTTCAATGGTCATATATGGAGACACTGAAGTAACTTCCTTACTCATAACATCAGAAACCGAATATTTTTCGAGGGTTACTGTAACCGTTGTAGACCTGTCTTCTTCAGAAGCGCCTATGTAAACAAAAAATGCTATTAGTATCAGCCAGGCATTGGAAAAAAGTCCAACTATACCCATGAGAAAAGCAAAGACCTTGCCCACTGATGCAGCATAGTGTGTAGCTTGTATGTAGTTCATCCTTCCAGCAAACCATGCTCTGAGAACACGACCACCGTCCATTGGAAAAGCCGGTAGGAGATTAAAAAGACCCAAAACTATGTTAATAGAGCCCAGAATACTGAACATCATGTAAATAGGTGTTGCTGCATAGGGAATTATCACGGAAGCTACAAGGAAATTCACTAAGAAAATGGTCAAACCAATAACAAGGCTCACAAGGGGACCAGCAAAAGCCATTTTAAGCTCTTGAGATGGATTTCTGGGTATCTCTTCCATCGACGAGACACCACCAATAAGCATCAGTGTTATATCTTTTATTTCCACACCGTATCTTTGGGCCACATAG
This DNA window, taken from Methanomethylovorans hollandica DSM 15978, encodes the following:
- the fhcD gene encoding formylmethanofuran--tetrahydromethanopterin N-formyltransferase; the protein is MEINGVEIEDTFAEAFPIKIGRVLITAATKRWAEIAATEATGFGTSVIMCPAEAGIERFATCDETPDGRPGVYIQICTFKFDILEHQLLERLGQCVLTAPTTAVFNGMPEAEKQFNVGFKLKFFGDGMESQKEIDGRKMHSIPLMEGDFLVEENIGAVSGIAGGNFFILGDSQMSALTAAEVAVDAIKELEGTITPFPGGIVASGSKAGSNNYAKFMKATANEKFCPSIRDKVPDTEIPADVKSVYEIVINGVSEEAIKKAMAVGIKAAVTVPGVKKITAGNYGGKLGKYQFRLHDLF
- a CDS encoding CBS domain-containing protein encodes the protein MKTSFQIGKILGIPIKLHITFLFILPVFALVFATNPAPFGFQDQATPTMNYLLSLITTILLFLCVLLHELGHSYVAQRYGVEIKDITLMLIGGVSSMEEIPRNPSQELKMAFAGPLVSLVIGLTIFLVNFLVASVIIPYAATPIYMMFSILGSINIVLGLFNLLPAFPMDGGRVLRAWFAGRMNYIQATHYAASVGKVFAFLMGIVGLFSNAWLILIAFFVYIGASEEDRSTTVTVTLEKYSVSDVMSKEVTSVSPYMTIEDMLDFMFEHKHMGYPVMESNYLKGIVTLSDVHKVPPLERAVLQVRDIMTTRVVSLTEDANAADAFKLMMSNNIGRVLVVDSNGSVVGILSRTDLMRAMMLANEHL
- a CDS encoding TraB/GumN family protein translates to MTRSYNEDNLNISAPNPDNITTSSRDLFIYNSDSSGNSGTVITDTCPPENQQDCYGKFSPSSGEHHIIEPSRIIIIGTAHVSEKSVAEVNEAIEREKPDIVAVELCKPRYDSLKGKTTDTDVPIKEILKGGKIYQYMIHMLLAHVQKKFADEMGVQPGAEMIKAIDAAEEHGARIALIDRDVQVTLQRFWNKMGFIEKLKMLAGLVAAVLGIGGTKDIDMDTITNQDIVTMLVEEFRGTSPNAVKVLIDERDAYMASNLIRLASGGGKKIIAVVGAGHRAGIQNYLIHPETLPRPESVEAIPKKRFSFFKIFGLIMLAIPLGAFALLLISGVSLKTLGIVFIWWFLITGGLSALGTALARGHPYSILTSFLVAWMTTLNPAVAAGWYAGLREAKYRNPTTRDLKNLVEAESMKDMMKNNFFRVLLVTSLANLGAMVGSIVGAYVILQILGIEAKDFLESALRAGLAVLGL
- the dinB gene encoding DNA polymerase IV, whose product is MERVIIHVDMDYFYAAIEEREDPSLKDKAVVVCMYSNRGEEGGAVSTSNYIARKAGIRSAMPCRQARSLKPDAIFLPVRKQFYEDISARVMDILSSHADSDESFEKISIDEAFLEISQNCAGNFEKAIDIGLLIKNDVLEHEKLTCSVGIGPNKLIAKMASSFKKPDGMTLVKPEDVTDFLSPMPVKKLWGIGKVTEEKLQQMSIETIGQLAAYDAQELIAVFGKNRGTWLKKAASGIDETPVTEKTATDQIGRMASLKEDTRDNGEIFSLMNELVDDVIKKAVSRKVSFRSVTITVIFSNFRMATKSRTLNHAVSDKGILHETAREIMLQFLRESSMDFRRIGVRVGNLQQNIGQKSLFEYF